Part of the Micromonospora rhizosphaerae genome is shown below.
GGAGGGTGAGGAACCTACTGGCGTGCTCGGCGGGGTAGAGCGGGGCGTCCGGCAGGGTCTCGGCGAGCCGGGCGAATGCATCCATTGCGCCGGACCGGTCGACACTGGGTACGTCGAAAGGTGCCAGGCCATTCTCTGCGATGGCTTGCAACCGTTCGTTGAGGGTGAAATCGGTGGTGGCGTCCACGCTCTGGTACTGGTAGCCATCGGTCCCGACCTGGTCCAGGTCGGGCTGCATCTTCAGGGCGGCGAGCGACTCAAGAAGCGAGCAAGTCTCACCCGGGTACGGGTGGCCGGCGAGGAGTTCGTCAATATGGGCTGTCAGCGTTCGGTTCCACTTCATGATCCGGTCGGCAGTATGGCTCGTCTCGCCTCGCGCGCGGGCAGCGCAGGTAAGCAGGAGTATCACCACTGCGTCCGCGATGAGGTTCGGATCGGTTGAGGTCGCCGCGCTGTCGATCTCGGCGGCGGTCAGATGATCGACTGGGCGCATCGATCCCAAGCCGAGGTGATGGGCGATGATGGTTTGGTGCCGCGCGGCATGCCGTAGCAGCCCGGGGGCGTCCTCGTCCAAGAGAGGCGCGAGCCTCTCCAACCAGAACGGGATGTCCTCGCGGCCTTCCCGCGTCAGATAGGCATACCGCAGACAGCCCGTGAGATCGACATAGTGTCCCCAACTGAGGACCGGTTCGGTGGTCGTGCGCCACCGGGCCAGGTCCGCCTCGTACCAGCCCGGCCGGTTCGGCGGCGGAGGAAGCGCACGGCCCGGCAGGTGCAGATATTGCTCAGCGATCCAGAACGTGGCATGGTGTGCCAGCAGTTCTGCGATCCCGTTCCCGTCGAAGATCTCCAGGCGGACGCCGTGCTTATCGAGCACCTGGCGCTGCAGGTCGTGCCGGCGGGCGACCGGAATGTTGACCTCGCAGTACGCGAGGATGAACCTGACCGCCGTGCCGTCCGCCAGGGCACTTTCTACGTCCCCGCGAATCTTGGATCCGATGTTGTCCTGCTGCAGTGTGCAGGTGAAGCTGACTCCGTCGCCATCGCGCATCCCAAGCTCGCGTCCAAGCCGCTGCGTCTGCCCGGCCATCTCGGTGTGGTACGTCTCGAAGTCGCGCCCCTGATCACCGCCCGCGGCGACGGGCCCGGTGGCCGGGAGCAGGCTGCGGGTCACGGTAGCTCGGGCCAGCATGCGCGAAAGAGTCTCGAACTCGTGCTGCCCATTCCGGGCGGCCAACTGGTTCAGCGCAAAGCGGATCTCCGCCCTGGTCTGCTCGACCATGCCAGACACCGACACCCCTCTCCGTTGGCCGCTTCATGAGCCGCCAGCCTGGTGTTGATCCAACCTCCGCTGGTCCGGCGGACTCATCCGGTCGACCAGAACATTGTCAGTGGTAGGTCCGGATGTGAGCTTTCAGGCGCGCCGCCTCGGGACAGTCCGCCGCCTTGCCTCTGGGCGCCGAGTGATCTGAGTCGGTGGTCAGACCGGGCTGTGCGAGTGACGCCGCGCTGCCGCTCGCCATGGTGCGGTTGGATCGGCGAGGGTGTCGAGCATGAGGTGGCACCAGGTTTGAGCTGCACCTACAGCCAGGTGGGCGTGGCGAGGGAGCAGACCAACTCGTGGCGTGGCGGGTGCGTGCCCGGTGCCCCATCCCTCGTTGCGGAGTTCGCCCAAGCCGATGGCGATGCTGGTCAGGCCACCGAGGATGCGTTTGATCGCGTGACTGCTATCCGGGCCCGGTGCGACCGACTGCGGATGCACCTGCAACGCACGCTGTGCCTGGTCGATGAGCGCGGGTAGCTTCGCGGTCTTGTCGTCGAACGGCTCACCGAGTTCCAGCAGGACTGTCTTGGCCGTCGCCTCGACCAGTTCCTTCGCCGAGCCGATCGCCTGGGCGGGATCGTTCTGCAGGGCGCGGTCGATGCGCACGAATGAATCGAGGATGACGGCAGGGTCGCGGAGGGACTTCAGCGATGTCGGGATCTTCGCGGAGCTGATGGCGAATTCGATGCGTGGCCTGATTTGTCCCTTAGCGTCGAAGTTGAACCCGTGGCGCCGCAGCAGTTTGCGGGTGTCCTCGATCGGGCCTTCGTGGACGCCATCGAGCACCGTCTCATAGACCCGCAGCACCCGGCTGACATGGCCAGGGTCAGACCAGTCGACGTTGTCTTCGTACTCGTGCCACAAGGACCGCCGCTCGCCCGTCTCTTCGTTCGGGTCACCGGAGGGTACGAATCCCTGGTCTTCCCACATCCCTTTGATCAGCCGCAGCACGGACGTCTGGGAGGCGAGATCCCGGAAATGCCGGCGCACAGGGGCAGGGACGAGGCTGCGAGTGGTCACAGCGATCCAGGGTATCGAGCTGCCGCGCTGGCCGCGAACGGTTACCTGCGGTGCGCCTGTCGATGGACGGCGGTGGGTGGCTACTCGCCCTTGCGATTCGAATACGTCCGCAGACCATGCGCGGGAGCCTCATGCACGGACTGCCAGTGAAGCCACCTTTCGACGACGTGCCCCTTGCGCTGGTCGGACAATAGCTTGTTGCGAGCGACTGCGGCGTGCGGACTGCGCAGCTCCGTGGCCACGTATCCGGTGAAGGGACCTGTAGTAAGCGTCGGTGGTATTGCCAGAAGCTCAGGCCCGTCGGAGGTCATCGCCAAGGTCGTCAACTCCGCTCGCTCCTGCTTGGGCTCAAGGGAGTCGAACGTCATAAAACTCTCGTCGGGCCGGCGCATATAGTCTCGCTTCTTACGCAACCGATCGGGTCGGGTGTGGTACTCGAAGCTATCGAACTCCTTCGCGCGGCCATAGATCAGGACATACTGCGGCAAGAGCTGCCTGTCGTCGTATTGCCCGCGCAGGTAGGTCTTGCGGAATATCGATTGATTCTCCGGTTCCGAGAACCACACTTTCCAGTCAGTTAGCTGATCGAGAGCCTGGGTCAGCTCGCTGGTGGGACGTCCGTCCTTCGTGAACCAACGCTTCGAAGGCTTCTCGATCTCGATGCAAACCGGTGTGATCAATGAAGTCGATCGTGTAACCCACATGAAGTCTGGCCGACGGTCTCTTGCCAGCCCGTGCAACGGTGGCTCGCTAAAAACTCCCCCAAGCTCGGGACCGTGATGCCCGCCAGGGCCAATGTCACCCAATCCGCCAGGAAGGAGCACGGGGTGATCTTCGAGGAACCGATGAACGGCACCCTCCTCGGGGTCAGATGCCAAAAGTACTTTCCACTCCCGGCTAATACTCCAGCCGGGGATGTTGACCTTGGCTGAGCTGTGGCGTGATGCGGCGCGGGAACGAGGGCAGCCACCGTCGATCATGGACGGTTGTGTGGACTGACCATGACGCAGCGGTGGCTGCCGGATACAGGGTAGACGCCCAGCGATGGCGGATGTTGTTCGACGACCTGCTGTTCACTGTCGGCCAACGTTTCCGCAGGCCGGAGCCCCGGCGGCGGGTACGGGACTTTGTCCGAGGCCTGCTGGCGCCGCTACCGCGTAAGAACTGCTGGACGATCGCTGAGCACGCCGGCGACGCCGGTCCGGACGGGATGCAGGACCTACTGACCCGGGTGAAGTGGGACGACGTGGCGGTCCGCGCCGACGTGCGTGAGTTCATCTGCGAGCAGTTCGGCGACACCGAAGCGGTACTGGTCATCGACGAGACCGGTGATCTGAAGAAGGGCCGGCACACCGTCGGCGTTCAACGGCAGTACTCCGGCACCGCCGGGAAGATCGAGAACTGCCAGCTCGCCGTGCATCTGGTCTACGCCACCGAGGTGGTTCACGCGATGCTCGACGCGGCCCTCTACCTCCCGAAATCGTGGTGCGACGACCCGCAACGCCGGGCTGAGGCGGGTGTCCCGGAGCAGGTGCGGTTCGCGACCAAGCCACAGCTGGCGTCCCGGATGATCGAGACCGCGGTCACCGCCGGGCTGCCCTGCCGCTGGGTGGCCGGCGACGAAGCCTACGGCGGAGACCCGCGCCTGGCCGCCCAGCTTCGTCAGTTGCAACTGGGCTACGTCCTGGCGGTGGCCTGCTCACATCAGGTGACCACCAGCCTCGGTGTCTACCGCGTAGACGCGCTGGCCACGGGACTGCCCGCTTCTGCCTGGCAGCGCGTGTCCGCCGGTCGAGGCGCCAAGGGACACCGCTACTACGACTGGTCCTTCACCGCCCTACCCGCCCACCGCGACCAGCACGGAGGACACCACTGGCTCCTGATCCGCCGCAACCGGACAACCGGCGAGCTGGCCTTCTACCGCTGCTGGTCACCCGAACCCGTCCCGCTGCACACCCTCGTCACAGTGGCCGGGCGCCGCTGGAAAATTGAAGAGTCGTTCCAAGCCGCGAAGACCGGCCTCGGCCTCGACCAGCACCAGAACCGCCGCTGGACGTCCTGGCACCGCTGGACCACCCTGGCGATCCTCGCCCACGCCTTCCTCGCCGCTGCCACCGCTCACCGCGACCGGCCCGACCCGGCCGGGCTGATCCCGCTAACCGTCAACGAGCTACGCCACCTGTTCAACGTCCTGATCATCGAGCCCACCCGCCGCCACACCGATCCCTTGCTCTGGTCGGTCCGCCGACGCCGCCACCAAGCCCGCGCCATGAAAAGCCATTACGCCCGACAAGCCCTCATCGAGCCGTGATCACGATCCCCGGCTGGAGTACTAAGCCAGGTCTCATAGTCGATCCAGCTCATCGCCCGGGGACGGTCAGTGGCAAGGTCGGGTACTAGCGATTCCATTAATCCACCTTCAAGTTCAGCCCACCCAGCGAAGGCTTCGAAGACGAGCCCCTTTCAAAGTTTGACGCACGCCGCGTGGTACCCCTCATGCATTGAGGTTCTCAACAAGAAATGGTGTTTGACGGGTAACGATTGCTCATAAGGTGCATTGTGGACGGCGTTGGCATGGCGTGGGTCCTCCGGTAATGAGATTTCACGACAAAAGGTCACCACCAGAAAGGATCCCACGTGATCGCGTATCGTGCGACACTCGACGTCCCCCCTCGGGTCTCCGTTCTCCGTGTCGACGCTGACCTCGTTGTCCAAGGTGTCGTCGATGATCTGCCACTGCCTCGCGGTCAGCTCGACGGTGCACGAGCCGAGGCTATCGCTGTCCGACAACACGACCCGCATCTTGGCCCGGAACTGGGACCCCCTCAACCTCAACGTTGGATGACCTGCCACACGCGGTCGGCTGCAGATCCGGTCGTCCACCCACACGACACTGCGCCGCCGGAGCGAAAGGCAGGCCCGGACAAGTCCGCTCGGCCTCGGGCGACGGGGTGTGCCGCTCAGGGTTGAGTCGTCGGCGATGCGTCCAACGGCGAATCCTTGTGCTGCGGTGACCCGAACGGGATGGCGCCGTTGAGGGCGTCGCGGAAGTCGAAGCCGTCGGCGGCGAAGGCGCTGACGAGCCGCCGAGCCTCCGCGGCGGCACTGTCCTCGGTGGCTGCCGTACTGATGATGTCGCGGATGATCGTGTCGTGACGTGCGACGTTCCAGTACCGCTCGCGGCTGCCGGCGAGGTGCCTGACTACGCGCAGGCAGGCGTGCGGGTGCCGTGCGGCGAGGGTGCGTAGGCGACGCAGTACGTGCACGCCGAGGTCAAGGTCGGGAACGAGTCCCAGAGCGTCGTGGAGCTGCTCCAGTAGCCATGCCTCATCGAAGCCGCCGTTGACGAACCAGGCATCGAAGCCAGCCAGTTCCACCGGATCACCGCCGTGACGAACGGCGTCGATGCGGTACTGCCACAGCTGGACGAGTCGCTCGCGGTGCTGAGGATCGAGGGGTTCGTCGCGGCGGAAGCTTCGCCCTGCGGCGTCGACGATCGTGCCGGCTGCGGCGGTCGGTGCCCGCTCGTAAAAGCGGCGAAGGAGCCTGTCGGGGTCGTCCAGGCTAAGCTGCCCGAACCAGTACCGGTTGCCCAGGTGCATGGCGAGCTGCTGGGCCCGGTGCGATTCCCACTCGTCGGTCGTGCCCGCGTCAAGCAGATCTACTGCGCGGTGATAGTGCGGTTGCAGCAGTGTCCATGCATCATCGGTAAG
Proteins encoded:
- a CDS encoding abortive infection family protein — its product is MTTRSLVPAPVRRHFRDLASQTSVLRLIKGMWEDQGFVPSGDPNEETGERRSLWHEYEDNVDWSDPGHVSRVLRVYETVLDGVHEGPIEDTRKLLRRHGFNFDAKGQIRPRIEFAISSAKIPTSLKSLRDPAVILDSFVRIDRALQNDPAQAIGSAKELVEATAKTVLLELGEPFDDKTAKLPALIDQAQRALQVHPQSVAPGPDSSHAIKRILGGLTSIAIGLGELRNEGWGTGHAPATPRVGLLPRHAHLAVGAAQTWCHLMLDTLADPTAPWRAAARRHSHSPV
- a CDS encoding Shedu anti-phage system protein SduA domain-containing protein; this encodes MIDGGCPRSRAASRHSSAKVNIPGWSISREWKVLLASDPEEGAVHRFLEDHPVLLPGGLGDIGPGGHHGPELGGVFSEPPLHGLARDRRPDFMWVTRSTSLITPVCIEIEKPSKRWFTKDGRPTSELTQALDQLTDWKVWFSEPENQSIFRKTYLRGQYDDRQLLPQYVLIYGRAKEFDSFEYHTRPDRLRKKRDYMRRPDESFMTFDSLEPKQERAELTTLAMTSDGPELLAIPPTLTTGPFTGYVATELRSPHAAVARNKLLSDQRKGHVVERWLHWQSVHEAPAHGLRTYSNRKGE
- a CDS encoding IS701 family transposase, producing the protein MAAGYRVDAQRWRMLFDDLLFTVGQRFRRPEPRRRVRDFVRGLLAPLPRKNCWTIAEHAGDAGPDGMQDLLTRVKWDDVAVRADVREFICEQFGDTEAVLVIDETGDLKKGRHTVGVQRQYSGTAGKIENCQLAVHLVYATEVVHAMLDAALYLPKSWCDDPQRRAEAGVPEQVRFATKPQLASRMIETAVTAGLPCRWVAGDEAYGGDPRLAAQLRQLQLGYVLAVACSHQVTTSLGVYRVDALATGLPASAWQRVSAGRGAKGHRYYDWSFTALPAHRDQHGGHHWLLIRRNRTTGELAFYRCWSPEPVPLHTLVTVAGRRWKIEESFQAAKTGLGLDQHQNRRWTSWHRWTTLAILAHAFLAAATAHRDRPDPAGLIPLTVNELRHLFNVLIIEPTRRHTDPLLWSVRRRRHQARAMKSHYARQALIEP